The Halalkalibaculum roseum genome window below encodes:
- a CDS encoding ABC transporter permease — protein MIKNYLKIAFRSLLKNRAYTIINVLGLTVGLACCILILLHVQDELSYDEFHTEKEHIYRVALERIYPDHTSYYAIIPSGFSEAFADEITGIEASTRLLGFPNFTNIVEYKDKVFEENYVFFADSNFFKIFDFELLQGDKHSILKNPNTVILTQSTAQKYFGNENPVGKTIEVNDNETTVVGVMQDVPDNSHITFDFLSSSTNLGFLQQPNYTGFSSYTYVKLKSGISSQEVESRIPEVVEKYASGQIERDLGISYSEYKAAGNGYNYFLQPITDIYLHSNLQSEIKPNGSIVYVYIFISIAILILVIACINFVNLATARSAERAREVGVRKVMGSDRSQLIRQFLAESVFISLISLVMAVGVIQIILPAFNILAGKELVIDFLGSAMIGPSLLLFAIVVGLLAGIYPAFYISSMKPVEVMKGKFQSNSKGRWLRNGLVIFQFAISIILISGTLVVNSQMDYIRDKRLGFDKENVMVVENFNNLQQPESFKQQVKNLAAVRSVGATGTMPGDNFFGIQFRQPGDQDILTTKGLTVDDHFIETMGIKLLAGESFAEGIDDSLHVILNESAVRALGIENPVGARLNNTRNINDEQVTINFTVIGVTENFNFESLRTDITPLAILSSESAIGFENFLTIRLAGAGFNETIEQIEALWTGMIPDRPFSYTFLDNDLEKMYESERVSAKIFAIFSSLAIIIACVGLFGLAAYTAYQRTKEIGVRKVLGASVPNIVLLLSKDFARLVGWAFIIAVPIAYLVMENWLQNFAFRIELGLTTFLTSGLIALIVALITVSFQAVSAAVTNPVNSLRSE, from the coding sequence ATGATAAAAAACTACTTAAAAATCGCATTTAGGAGCCTTTTAAAAAATAGGGCATATACTATTATAAATGTTCTAGGTCTTACGGTCGGGCTTGCCTGTTGCATATTGATACTGCTTCATGTACAAGATGAGCTCTCGTACGATGAGTTTCATACCGAAAAAGAACATATTTACCGCGTAGCCCTGGAGCGGATTTATCCCGATCATACCAGTTACTATGCCATCATTCCCAGTGGCTTTTCCGAAGCTTTTGCAGATGAAATTACCGGTATAGAAGCATCAACACGGCTCTTGGGTTTTCCTAACTTTACCAATATTGTCGAATATAAGGATAAAGTTTTTGAGGAAAATTATGTGTTTTTTGCTGACTCTAATTTCTTCAAAATATTTGATTTTGAGTTGCTGCAGGGGGACAAACATTCAATTCTGAAGAATCCCAATACAGTGATATTAACCCAATCTACGGCTCAAAAATATTTTGGAAACGAAAATCCGGTTGGGAAAACAATTGAGGTTAATGATAACGAAACTACGGTAGTTGGAGTGATGCAGGATGTGCCTGACAATTCACACATTACCTTTGATTTTTTAAGTTCAAGCACCAACCTGGGGTTTTTACAGCAGCCTAACTATACCGGTTTTTCATCTTATACCTATGTAAAACTAAAATCTGGTATAAGTTCGCAAGAAGTGGAAAGTAGAATACCGGAAGTAGTTGAGAAATATGCATCCGGACAAATAGAAAGAGACTTAGGTATTTCTTATAGCGAATACAAAGCTGCAGGTAATGGCTATAATTACTTTCTGCAGCCTATTACAGATATCTATCTTCATTCGAACCTGCAAAGTGAAATCAAGCCGAATGGGAGTATAGTCTATGTATATATATTTATCTCCATAGCTATACTAATCTTAGTTATTGCCTGTATAAACTTTGTGAATCTGGCAACAGCACGGTCGGCAGAACGTGCCAGAGAAGTAGGAGTACGAAAAGTCATGGGTTCGGATCGCAGTCAATTAATTCGGCAATTTTTGGCTGAATCGGTTTTTATCAGTCTCATCAGCCTCGTAATGGCGGTAGGAGTGATACAGATCATCCTTCCCGCTTTTAATATTCTGGCTGGCAAGGAGTTGGTAATTGACTTTCTTGGAAGTGCTATGATCGGACCCTCCCTGCTACTATTCGCAATTGTAGTTGGTTTACTGGCCGGAATATACCCAGCCTTTTATATCTCTTCGATGAAACCCGTTGAGGTAATGAAGGGTAAGTTTCAGTCGAACAGCAAGGGTCGGTGGCTGCGAAACGGCTTGGTTATCTTTCAATTCGCCATATCTATCATACTTATCTCAGGTACCCTGGTGGTAAATAGTCAAATGGATTATATAAGAGATAAGAGGCTTGGTTTTGATAAGGAAAACGTAATGGTGGTAGAAAATTTTAATAATCTTCAGCAGCCGGAATCTTTCAAGCAGCAGGTTAAAAATCTTGCAGCGGTCCGAAGCGTGGGTGCCACCGGTACCATGCCCGGAGATAATTTTTTCGGTATTCAGTTTAGACAACCGGGTGATCAGGATATACTGACCACAAAAGGATTGACGGTTGATGACCATTTTATTGAAACAATGGGTATTAAACTACTGGCGGGTGAGTCCTTTGCCGAAGGTATAGACGATTCTCTTCATGTAATATTGAATGAATCGGCCGTTCGTGCTCTTGGCATCGAGAACCCCGTAGGTGCGAGGCTCAATAACACCAGGAATATCAATGATGAGCAGGTTACGATTAACTTTACCGTAATCGGAGTGACTGAAAATTTTAATTTTGAATCTCTAAGAACCGATATAACACCGCTAGCTATACTTAGCTCGGAAAGTGCTATTGGGTTCGAAAATTTTCTAACGATACGCCTTGCAGGTGCCGGATTTAATGAGACCATTGAGCAGATTGAGGCCCTGTGGACCGGCATGATACCTGACCGGCCGTTTTCCTATACCTTTTTGGATAACGATTTAGAAAAAATGTATGAGTCGGAACGTGTATCCGCAAAAATTTTCGCCATATTTTCCAGTCTAGCAATTATTATTGCCTGCGTCGGTCTTTTCGGATTGGCCGCCTATACGGCCTATCAACGTACCAAGGAGATTGGCGTACGTAAGGTGCTTGGAGCCAGCGTGCCCAATATTGTACTGCTACTGTCTAAAGATTTTGCCCGGCTTGTAGGATGGGCATTTATTATCGCAGTCCCCATTGCCTACCTGGTAATGGAAAATTGGCTTCAAAACTTCGCATTTCGAATAGAACTGGGACTCACAACATTTTTAACGTCCGGACTCATTGCACTGATAGTGGCATTGATCACGGTCAGTTTTCAAGCCGTTAGTGCTGCGGTAACGAACCCGGTAAACAGTTTGAGGAGCGAGTAG
- a CDS encoding ABC transporter permease, with amino-acid sequence MIKNYLKIAFRNLRNQKGYAFINISGLAVGLACCILIMIYVTHELSYDKHHEYSDRIYRVVSKIDFSGNYLELATAPAPMGPTLKQDFPEVEAVTRFRPIGSRIVKRGDMNIKEDGLVLADPSVFRVFTIPMQYGDPETALEKPNTVVITDKIAQKYFGKLDAVGERIIILDEFEFEVTGVIEEMPSTSHFHFNFMLSMSTTEEAENNSWFSNNFRTYVLLKPGVDAERFEENFETIKKQYVEPQLKSFMGISLDEFEAAGNSAEYALQPLTSIHLYSDLTGEFEPNGSITYVYIFSGLAVFVLLLACINFMNLATARSSVRAREVGIRKTLGSARSQLTVQFLSETVLLSILAMFVALFLVELSLPYFSNLSGTDIRSGYLNEPTIMAGLFAVVLITGLFAGSYPAVMLSSLKPSRVLKGVFSEQWRHIFMRKGLVVFQFSISIVIIVGLLVINKQLNFIQSKELGFSKDQIIIVEDAYTLGSSYAVDALKEEMLKDPIFKSATISSFFPVQGYSKNDLVHWPKGEEPTQNNTVSMQTWTVDEDYIPTLGMELVAGRNFDEERGTEEQTVILNESAVKRFKFEDPVGESIVSYGFDHNGNIDNSQVREYRIIGVVKDFHYESLRRNIEPLGLFYGKSSGNVAFAIGASNSREAIEKLEAWWNEKAPDRPFNYSFMDQQFEQMYRSEQRVQNLMTAFSLIALFIACLGLFGLSAHSVNRRTKEIGIRKVMGATVPNVLALISGEFLKLVVISFLISIPISYFAATRWLNDFTYRTNIGVDIFLLTGLGAILIALLTVSGQSVKAALMNPADSLRSE; translated from the coding sequence ATGATTAAAAATTACTTAAAAATCGCCTTTCGAAATCTTCGCAATCAAAAAGGATATGCTTTTATAAACATATCTGGACTTGCAGTGGGTCTGGCTTGCTGTATTCTGATTATGATCTACGTGACACACGAACTTTCGTATGACAAACATCATGAATATTCAGATCGGATATACAGGGTAGTTTCAAAAATTGATTTTTCCGGTAATTATCTTGAGTTGGCAACGGCTCCGGCACCGATGGGTCCGACGCTGAAACAGGACTTTCCCGAGGTGGAGGCGGTGACCCGTTTCCGACCTATTGGCAGCCGTATTGTGAAAAGAGGTGATATGAACATCAAGGAAGATGGGTTGGTATTAGCGGATCCAAGTGTATTCAGGGTCTTTACCATTCCCATGCAATACGGGGATCCGGAAACGGCGCTTGAGAAGCCTAACACTGTAGTCATTACCGATAAGATCGCTCAAAAGTACTTTGGCAAATTAGATGCCGTCGGTGAACGTATCATCATCCTGGATGAATTTGAATTTGAGGTTACCGGTGTTATTGAAGAGATGCCATCCACTTCACATTTTCATTTCAACTTCATGCTTTCCATGTCTACCACAGAGGAGGCCGAGAATAACAGCTGGTTCAGTAATAATTTTCGTACTTATGTACTGCTCAAGCCGGGGGTTGATGCAGAAAGATTTGAGGAAAATTTTGAAACCATAAAAAAGCAATATGTCGAACCGCAACTCAAGAGTTTTATGGGGATCAGTCTTGATGAGTTCGAGGCAGCAGGGAATAGTGCGGAATATGCTTTGCAACCGTTAACAAGCATACATCTTTACTCCGATCTGACCGGTGAATTTGAACCGAACGGAAGTATCACATACGTATATATATTTTCAGGTCTTGCGGTGTTCGTGTTATTGCTGGCTTGTATCAACTTTATGAACCTGGCGACAGCAAGATCTTCAGTCAGGGCACGTGAGGTGGGTATCAGAAAAACGCTGGGTTCAGCCAGGTCACAGCTTACTGTTCAGTTCTTGTCTGAAACGGTCCTATTAAGCATTCTGGCTATGTTTGTAGCCCTCTTTTTGGTGGAGTTGTCTCTGCCTTATTTCAGCAATCTTTCCGGTACGGATATCAGAAGCGGGTACTTAAATGAACCCACGATTATGGCAGGCCTTTTTGCAGTCGTACTTATCACAGGGTTGTTTGCCGGAAGCTACCCGGCTGTGATGCTATCCTCCTTAAAACCGTCCAGAGTGCTGAAAGGTGTTTTTTCTGAACAGTGGCGACATATTTTTATGAGAAAAGGATTGGTGGTATTTCAGTTCAGCATTTCAATTGTCATCATTGTAGGTCTGCTGGTTATTAATAAACAGCTGAACTTCATACAGAGCAAAGAGCTCGGTTTTTCGAAAGACCAAATTATCATTGTTGAGGATGCCTACACCCTGGGGAGCAGCTATGCTGTGGATGCCTTGAAAGAAGAAATGCTAAAGGACCCCATATTTAAATCGGCCACTATTTCAAGCTTTTTCCCAGTACAGGGATATAGTAAAAATGACCTGGTCCATTGGCCAAAGGGAGAAGAGCCAACCCAGAATAATACGGTTAGCATGCAAACCTGGACGGTGGATGAGGACTATATTCCAACGTTGGGTATGGAACTGGTTGCCGGCCGTAATTTTGATGAAGAACGCGGTACGGAAGAGCAAACGGTCATCCTAAATGAGTCAGCTGTCAAACGATTCAAATTCGAAGATCCGGTTGGAGAGTCAATCGTAAGCTATGGGTTCGATCATAACGGTAATATTGATAATTCGCAGGTTAGGGAATATCGAATCATTGGTGTGGTTAAGGATTTTCACTATGAGTCGCTTCGGCGGAATATCGAGCCCCTGGGACTCTTTTATGGAAAGAGCAGTGGAAATGTGGCATTTGCTATAGGTGCTTCTAACAGCAGGGAGGCCATAGAGAAATTGGAAGCCTGGTGGAACGAGAAAGCACCCGACAGGCCGTTCAATTATTCGTTTATGGACCAACAGTTTGAACAGATGTATCGATCAGAACAGAGGGTACAGAACCTGATGACGGCTTTCTCGCTGATTGCCCTTTTCATTGCCTGCCTGGGTCTCTTCGGACTCTCAGCACATAGTGTGAATCGCAGGACCAAAGAGATCGGTATTCGCAAGGTGATGGGAGCTACAGTTCCGAACGTGCTGGCCTTAATTTCGGGTGAATTTCTGAAACTAGTTGTTATCAGCTTTTTGATTTCCATTCCGATCTCCTATTTCGCAGCTACGAGGTGGCTTAATGATTTTACCTATAGGACAAACATCGGTGTTGATATTTTTCTGTTGACAGGTTTGGGGGCCATCCTGATTGCCTTACTGACTGTAAGCGGGCAGTCGGTAAAAGCAGCTCTGATGAATCCGGCAGATAGTTTGAGGAGTGAATGA
- a CDS encoding ABC transporter permease: MLKNYFKIALRNIRKNPGYSFINIFGLALGMGVSILILLYVQYELSYDTYHENSDRIVRVSRQWFNSNGETSLHLGHVAPPFAPMLEEDFNGTIQEAVRFLQINPLIRYEDKSFVEDRFFFADAEVFDVFSWEMLKGDPETALTYPDGLVLTEHTAKKYFGNEDPIGKTLELEYQGTRLPFQVNGIVKNVPENSHFQFDFLASMEPVIQFYGGREQMMNNFGSNNFATYLLLPEDYDYENLQSQIPDFINRHLTSFGGPDTDPSEVTMLNLWPLTDIHLYSNLDSEIEANGNIEYVYLFTAIALFILLIACINFMNLSTARSSQRAVEVGLRKVVGADRGSLIRQFIGESMILAVIALALALFFVQLMLPFFNEYLAINAGLELTENWRQLAGLAGVVLFVGLIAGSYPAFFLSGFQPASVLKGTFSVGSSHRQFRSVLVVTQFTISIALIASMIVVYNQLEFMRTKDLGFDKENIAVLPTGENINSNYENIRQRLLGHPGIINVSVSSRVPSGRLLDSQDTQAEVNGDLQEINTRIADIHVSHNFMETFGIDLVAGRNFDINLASDSTESFILNESAVRAIGWSSPEEAIDKEFRYGGRSGRVIGVTNNFNFESLHQTIAPIVFLIPDNRIRNVAIKIRGDMRTETLDYLEEQWATLRPGYPFDYFFVEDNFDRQYANEERLGEIFGYFSLLAIIIAALGLFGLASFTAQQRVKEIGIRKVLGAKISQIVLLLSKKFTLLVITAFIIAVPVAWIGMDRWLSDFAYHIEMSIWTFVMAGVVALLVAWLTISYQSLKAALTNPVNSLRSE; the protein is encoded by the coding sequence ATGCTGAAAAATTACTTTAAAATAGCCCTGCGTAATATCCGGAAGAATCCGGGGTACTCCTTTATAAATATTTTTGGACTCGCCCTTGGAATGGGTGTCAGTATTTTAATTCTGCTCTATGTTCAGTACGAGTTGAGTTATGATACCTACCATGAAAATTCTGATCGCATTGTCAGGGTTTCCAGGCAGTGGTTTAACAGTAATGGAGAAACGAGTTTGCATTTGGGGCACGTAGCTCCACCGTTTGCACCGATGTTGGAAGAGGATTTTAACGGCACCATACAGGAGGCTGTTCGCTTCTTGCAGATCAATCCGTTGATTAGATATGAAGACAAGTCCTTTGTAGAAGATCGCTTCTTTTTTGCCGATGCTGAGGTATTTGATGTATTCAGTTGGGAAATGCTTAAGGGAGATCCGGAAACAGCCTTAACCTACCCGGATGGTTTGGTGCTTACTGAACATACTGCCAAAAAATACTTTGGTAATGAGGATCCTATTGGAAAAACGCTGGAGCTTGAGTACCAGGGAACCAGACTGCCCTTCCAGGTAAACGGTATCGTGAAGAATGTGCCGGAGAATTCCCATTTTCAATTTGATTTTCTTGCCTCCATGGAACCGGTAATACAGTTTTACGGAGGCCGGGAACAGATGATGAATAATTTTGGGAGTAACAATTTTGCTACCTACCTGTTGCTTCCCGAGGATTATGACTATGAGAACCTTCAGTCGCAGATACCGGACTTTATTAACCGGCACTTGACAAGTTTTGGTGGTCCCGACACTGATCCTTCGGAAGTTACAATGCTTAATCTTTGGCCACTTACAGATATACATCTCTATTCCAACCTGGATTCTGAAATCGAGGCTAATGGGAATATTGAGTATGTATACCTATTCACCGCTATAGCGCTATTCATCCTGCTTATTGCCTGCATTAATTTTATGAATCTTTCCACTGCCCGGTCCTCCCAGCGTGCCGTGGAGGTTGGGTTAAGGAAAGTTGTGGGTGCCGATCGTGGCTCACTGATCAGACAATTCATCGGTGAATCAATGATCCTGGCGGTCATTGCCCTTGCTCTGGCTCTCTTCTTTGTACAGTTGATGCTGCCCTTTTTCAATGAGTACCTGGCCATAAACGCGGGTTTAGAACTAACGGAAAATTGGAGGCAGCTGGCCGGCTTGGCAGGTGTAGTGTTATTCGTAGGATTGATTGCCGGCAGTTATCCAGCCTTTTTTCTATCGGGTTTTCAGCCGGCTAGCGTTCTGAAAGGCACCTTCAGCGTAGGGAGCAGCCATCGTCAATTTAGATCGGTACTGGTGGTAACTCAATTCACAATATCAATCGCCCTCATTGCCAGCATGATTGTAGTGTATAATCAGCTGGAATTTATGCGCACTAAAGATCTTGGATTCGATAAGGAAAATATTGCAGTACTTCCCACCGGAGAGAATATCAATTCCAATTACGAAAATATCAGACAGCGCCTACTGGGACATCCCGGAATAATCAATGTTTCGGTATCCAGCCGGGTACCGTCAGGAAGACTCCTGGATTCCCAGGATACGCAGGCAGAGGTCAATGGGGATCTGCAAGAGATCAATACCCGGATTGCAGATATTCATGTGAGTCATAATTTTATGGAGACCTTTGGTATAGATCTTGTTGCGGGCAGGAATTTTGATATCAACCTTGCCAGTGATTCTACAGAATCTTTTATCTTGAATGAGTCAGCCGTCCGGGCAATTGGCTGGTCAAGTCCGGAAGAAGCCATAGATAAGGAGTTTCGATATGGCGGACGAAGCGGGCGAGTGATCGGTGTCACCAATAATTTTAATTTTGAGTCCCTACACCAGACTATCGCACCGATTGTATTTCTTATTCCAGATAATCGAATCAGAAATGTCGCGATAAAGATACGAGGTGATATGAGAACCGAGACCCTTGACTACCTCGAAGAGCAGTGGGCAACTTTAAGGCCTGGCTATCCCTTCGATTACTTTTTCGTGGAAGATAATTTTGACCGGCAATATGCAAATGAAGAGCGTTTGGGAGAGATTTTCGGATATTTCTCCCTGCTTGCCATAATTATCGCAGCCCTTGGTTTATTCGGTCTGGCCTCTTTTACGGCGCAGCAGCGAGTCAAAGAGATTGGAATACGCAAAGTGCTGGGTGCGAAAATTTCACAAATTGTATTGTTGCTTTCAAAGAAGTTCACCCTTTTGGTTATTACCGCATTCATCATTGCGGTACCGGTAGCCTGGATTGGAATGGATCGCTGGTTGAGTGATTTCGCCTATCATATTGAGATGTCAATATGGACTTTTGTGATGGCGGGGGTTGTCGCTCTGCTTGTGGCATGGCTTACAATCAGCTATCAATCCCTGAAAGCGGCCCTAACGAATCCTGTTAATAGTTTAAGAAGTGAATGA
- a CDS encoding DUF6265 family protein, whose protein sequence is MKHLFLSALLLVLSVNPGYCQETFSNTVRLDERVASPRATLQDVAWVQGHWKGEAFGGFVEEIWTPPLGGSMMCAFKLVVNNKVRFYEIVTLSEENSTLMLRLKHFHKDLKGWEEKDETVDFPLVKMTPGKMFFDGFTFERISENEMNIYVIIEQEDKEREAKFNYKRVL, encoded by the coding sequence ATGAAACATCTCTTTCTGTCTGCTCTGTTATTGGTCCTGTCTGTAAATCCGGGTTATTGTCAGGAAACGTTTTCCAATACAGTGAGACTCGATGAAAGGGTGGCTTCTCCCAGGGCAACACTTCAGGATGTCGCCTGGGTTCAAGGCCACTGGAAGGGCGAAGCATTCGGAGGATTTGTGGAAGAAATATGGACGCCCCCACTGGGCGGTTCGATGATGTGTGCATTCAAATTAGTGGTCAACAACAAAGTACGCTTTTATGAGATTGTCACTCTTTCGGAAGAAAACAGCACATTGATGCTTCGACTCAAACACTTCCACAAAGACTTAAAAGGGTGGGAGGAGAAGGACGAAACGGTAGATTTCCCCTTGGTTAAGATGACACCGGGAAAGATGTTTTTTGATGGATTTACATTTGAGAGAATCAGTGAAAACGAAATGAATATTTACGTGATAATTGAACAGGAGGACAAAGAGCGAGAAGCTAAGTTTAATTATAAGAGAGTGCTTTAG
- a CDS encoding ABC transporter permease, which yields MLKNYVKIAFRTFAKNKSFTFLSVLSLSVAIASVILIGLYARHEFSYDRFHEKSDRIYRLTTQSMNRETERSVGFVPLPLAPYLQENYAAVDNFARVWEYRRSMPVTNPEKDRVFYEDNFGWAEHTFFDIFDFEIIAGNAEDPLDEFRSVVISQSMAEKYFGNENPIGKPLYFQGETDIPLYVSAIMKDFPTNSHLNFDFIGNIKTAAEDFWAGGRVGQEFFDQWVNLFVPAYILVERGADLEPVLAEASRQLNNYFEIPGSTYEVKAQPITEIHLHSALDVGEWGINGSSANVYAVLIVGLIILLLGCFNFINLVTAQAGKRVKEVGLRKTLGGTRQQLMAQHYIESFLLVLSAVVLALVIVDVVQPWVSEFSGIENVYSILIDPQSWLIFAGFTLMLVLMAGAYPAVFVSKFSPSDVLNGTFSGHLGGGSLRKVLVMLQFALSGSLIVGTMVVYQQLQYMQESELGFAEEQVVVIPIHRDNAIIPNFDRVKQAYLQNSNVKAVTASSHLMFATFTYTNTFQVRGSDQDYRWERYTVEGDYPKVYDLNFIAGRSFRADSPADTNAVILNEQAVKDLGLKPDEVLGRIMINRSMGLEGEIVGVVQDFHYQSLHESIQPFVLINRPDIVDYISVKINPNEVGNTLDFLETTWKEVISEASFGYFFLDNTFAALYSQEELLNNAILSFSLIAIFLACLGLFGLSLFTAERRTKEIGVRKVLGATVWDIVQLLGSDFTKLVVLALFLAFPLSYLVMNSWLSDFAYRIEIGAGVFILSAIAALFIATVAVSYHSIKAALVNPVESLKSE from the coding sequence ATGCTTAAGAATTATGTAAAAATCGCATTTCGTACTTTTGCCAAGAATAAAAGTTTTACCTTTTTATCGGTCTTAAGCTTGTCAGTTGCCATTGCCAGTGTAATATTAATCGGACTTTATGCCAGGCATGAATTCAGTTACGATCGCTTTCATGAAAAATCAGATCGTATATATCGACTCACTACCCAAAGCATGAATCGGGAAACTGAAAGGAGTGTCGGATTCGTACCGTTACCACTGGCTCCCTACCTGCAGGAGAATTATGCCGCTGTTGATAATTTTGCCAGGGTTTGGGAATACAGACGATCGATGCCTGTTACTAATCCTGAAAAAGATCGAGTGTTCTACGAAGATAATTTCGGATGGGCAGAGCACACCTTCTTTGACATTTTTGATTTTGAAATTATAGCAGGAAATGCAGAAGACCCATTAGATGAATTTCGAAGCGTGGTCATTTCACAATCGATGGCTGAAAAGTACTTTGGCAATGAAAACCCCATAGGAAAGCCGCTATATTTCCAGGGAGAAACTGATATTCCCTTATATGTATCCGCCATAATGAAGGATTTTCCAACCAACTCTCATTTAAATTTTGACTTCATTGGTAACATTAAAACAGCAGCTGAGGATTTTTGGGCGGGCGGCAGAGTAGGACAGGAGTTTTTTGATCAGTGGGTGAATCTCTTTGTCCCCGCTTATATTCTGGTTGAACGGGGAGCTGATCTTGAACCTGTTTTAGCCGAAGCCTCCAGACAACTGAATAACTACTTTGAAATACCGGGATCCACCTATGAGGTGAAGGCTCAACCAATCACTGAAATACACTTGCATTCGGCTCTTGATGTAGGAGAATGGGGCATAAACGGTAGTTCGGCTAATGTGTATGCCGTACTTATTGTTGGTCTGATTATCTTGCTGTTAGGGTGCTTCAACTTTATTAACCTGGTTACGGCTCAGGCCGGTAAGCGAGTAAAGGAGGTCGGTCTCAGAAAGACGTTGGGTGGTACACGCCAGCAATTGATGGCTCAGCATTATATAGAATCCTTCTTATTGGTACTATCAGCGGTTGTTTTGGCCTTGGTTATTGTAGATGTGGTTCAACCTTGGGTAAGTGAATTCAGTGGTATAGAAAATGTGTATAGCATATTGATTGATCCACAGTCTTGGTTGATTTTCGCAGGATTTACATTAATGCTTGTACTTATGGCAGGAGCCTATCCCGCTGTTTTTGTATCCAAGTTCAGCCCTTCAGATGTGCTCAATGGTACATTTTCTGGACATCTCGGGGGTGGATCTCTTCGTAAAGTATTGGTTATGCTACAATTTGCATTAAGCGGTAGCCTGATTGTAGGTACCATGGTAGTTTACCAGCAGTTACAATATATGCAGGAGAGCGAGTTGGGTTTTGCCGAGGAGCAGGTCGTGGTGATTCCCATCCACCGTGATAATGCTATCATTCCCAACTTTGATCGCGTCAAACAGGCCTATTTACAAAACAGTAATGTAAAAGCAGTAACGGCATCTTCACACCTGATGTTTGCCACTTTTACCTATACCAATACTTTCCAGGTTCGGGGATCTGATCAGGATTACCGCTGGGAACGCTACACTGTAGAAGGTGACTATCCGAAAGTATACGATTTGAATTTTATCGCAGGACGTTCCTTTCGAGCTGATTCCCCCGCAGATACCAATGCGGTAATTCTAAACGAACAGGCAGTTAAAGATCTGGGTTTGAAGCCTGATGAAGTGTTGGGTCGGATAATGATCAACCGATCCATGGGATTGGAGGGGGAAATTGTAGGTGTGGTGCAAGATTTTCATTACCAATCATTGCATGAGTCCATTCAGCCATTTGTATTGATAAACCGACCGGATATAGTGGATTACATTTCGGTAAAGATCAATCCCAATGAAGTCGGTAACACCCTAGATTTTTTAGAAACAACCTGGAAAGAAGTTATTTCGGAAGCATCCTTTGGCTACTTCTTTCTTGATAATACTTTTGCCGCATTATATTCCCAGGAGGAGTTGCTGAACAACGCGATTCTGAGTTTTTCTTTGATAGCCATTTTCCTGGCTTGTTTGGGTCTGTTCGGATTGTCCCTGTTTACCGCTGAACGACGTACGAAAGAGATTGGTGTTCGCAAAGTATTAGGGGCTACGGTCTGGGATATTGTCCAACTTTTGGGCTCTGATTTTACAAAACTAGTTGTTTTGGCTCTTTTTCTGGCATTTCCATTATCGTACCTGGTGATGAATAGCTGGCTCAGTGATTTTGCCTATCGGATTGAGATCGGAGCAGGGGTGTTTATTCTGTCAGCCATCGCGGCGCTGTTTATAGCAACTGTAGCAGTTAGCTATCACTCTATAAAAGCAGCATTGGTAAATCCGGTAGAGAGTTTGAAAAGTGAATGA